In one Serinus canaria isolate serCan28SL12 chromosome 2, serCan2020, whole genome shotgun sequence genomic region, the following are encoded:
- the MTSS1 gene encoding protein MTSS 1 isoform X11 has translation MEAVIEKECSALGGLFQTIISDMKGSYPVWEDFINKAGKLQSQLRTTVVAAAAFLDAFQKVADMATNTRGGTREIGSALTRMCMRHRSIESKLRQFSSALIDCLINPLQEQMEEWKKVANQLDKDHAKEYKKARQEIKKKSSDTLKLQKKAKKAEALGRGDIQPQLDSALQDVNDKYLLLEETEKQAVRKALIEERGRFCAFISMLRPVIEEEISMLGEITHLQTISDDLKSLTMDPHKLPSSSEQVILDLKGSDYSWSYQTPPSSPSTTMSRKSSVCSSLNSVNSSDSRSSGSHSHSPSSHYRYRSSNLPQQAPMRLSSVSSHDSGFMSQDAFQSKSPSPMPPEAPNQNSSSSASSEASETCQSVSECSSPTSVSSGSTMGAWASTDKLSNGFYHCSLSSDPSVASVGAGPFPHFPPVSRAWTRAPSALLPDYVHYYTIGPGMLPSSKIPSWKDWAKPGPYDQPVVNTLQRRKDKREPDTNGAAPSGAPAPPEEAQRPRSMTVSAATRQGEEMEACEELALALSRGLQLDTQRSSRDSLQCSSGYSTQTTTPCCSEDTIPSQVSDYDYFSVSGDQEAEQQEFDKSSTIPRNSDISQSYRRMFQTKRPASTAGLPTTLGPVMATPGVATIRRTPSTKPSVRRGTIGGGPIPIKTPVIPVKTPTVPDIPGGLPGALAGTEECPEQSLESPAAGDGGQAVTSMPSWSGQAAVNPPAPGQKPGAAEEQRQAVPEGEEGERDGLSSLAPAGPAELEPGELSPGDVPQGEDMLNAIRRGVKLKKTTTNDRSAPRIS, from the exons gtggTACCAGAGAGATTGGGTCTGCTCTCACCAGGATGTGTATGAGGCACAGAAGTATAGAGTCCAAACTCAGGCAGTTCTCAAG TGCTTTAATTGACTGTCTGATAAACCCACTTCAAGAACAGATGGAAGAGTGGAAGAAAGTGGCCAATCAGCTGGATAAAGACCATGCAAAAG AATACAAAAAAGCCCGCCAAGAGATTAAAAAGAAGTCGTCTGATACACTGAAGctacagaagaaagcaaagaaag CTGAGGCTCTGG GACGGGGTGATATTCAGCCCCAGCTGGATAGTGCTTTACAAGATGTCAATGATAAGTACCTGCTGCTTGAAGAAACCGAGAAGCAAGCTGTCAGAAAAGCTCTGATCGAGGAGCGCGGTCGATTCTGCGCTTTCATCTCCATGCTGCGCCCTGTGATT gaagaagaaatatCAATGCTAGGAGAAATAACCCATTTACAAACCATATCAGATGACCTGAAAAGTCTCACCATGGACCCACACAAATTGCCATCCTCAAGTGAACAG GTAATTTTAGATTTGAAAGGTTCTGATTACAGCTGGTCTTACCAGACTCCTCCATCCTCTCCCAGTACTACCATGTCCAGAAAATCTAGTGTTTGCAG CAGTCTGAACAGCGTTAACAGTAGTGATTCCCGGTCCAGTGGCTCGCACTCGCACTCACCTAGTTCACACTATCGCTATCGCAGCTCCAATCTGCCTCAGCAGGCACCCATGAGGCTGTCCAGTGTGTCCTCCCATGATTCTGGATTCATGTCCCAGGATGCTTTCCAGTCCAAATCGCCATCCCCCATGCCACCAGAAGCACCTAACCAG AACTCgtccagctctgcctcttcaGAAGCCTCTGAAACCTGCCAGTCAGTGAGCGAGTGCAGTTCCCCCACCTCAGTCAGCTCAGGCTCCACCATGGGGGCTTGGGCCTCCACAGATAAG TTGTCTAATGGGTTTTATCACTGTAGTTTATCAAGTGACCCATCCGTAGCTTCAGTTGGTGCAGGTCCTTTCCCTCATTTCCCGCCTGTCTCCCGCGCGTGGACTCGGGCTCCCTCAGCCCTCCTTCCAGACTACGTTCATTATTACACCATTGGGCCAGGCATGTTGCCATCATCTAAGATCCCTAGCTGGAAG GACTGGGCCAAGCCAGGCCCATACGATCAGCCCGTGGTGAACACACTGCAGCGCCGCAAGGACAAGCGCGAGCCGGACACCAACGGAGCCGCTCCCAGCGGAGCCCCCGCGCCCCCCGAGGAGGCCCAGAGACCTCGGAGCATGACGGTGTCAGCTGCCACAAGG cagggtgaggagatGGAGGCCTGTGAGGAGCTGGCACTCGCTCTGTCCAGAGGGCTGCAGTTGGACACCCAGAGGAGCAGTCGGGATTCCTTGCAGTGCTCCAGTGGCTACAGCACCCAGACAACAACTCCGTGCTGTTCAGAGGACACGATCCCGTCTCAAG TTTCAGATTATGATTATTTCTCTGTGAGTGGTGACCAGGAGGCAGAACAACAGGAGTTTGACAAATCTTCCACCATCCCAAGAAACAGTGACATTAGCCAGTCCTATCGCAGAATGTTTCAAACCAAGCGTCCTGCTTCCACCGCAGGTCTGCCAACCACGCTGGGACCGGTCATGGCCACCCCCGGCGTCGCCACCATCCGACGGACGCCTTCCACCAAGCCCTCGGTCAGGCGCGGCACCATCGGCGGAGGCCCCATCCCCATCAAGACGCCGGTGATTCCCGTCAAAACACCGACTGTCCCCGATATCCCGGGGGGGCTGCCCGGTGCCCTCGCTGGGACAGAAGAGTGCCCCGAGCAAAGTCTGGagtctccagcagcaggagatggcgGGCAGGCTGTCACCAGCATGCCCTCGTGGAGCGGGCAAGCAGCTGTCAACCCTCCGGCGCCGGGCCAGAAACCGGGTGCTGCCGAGGAGCAGAGGCAGGCGGTGCCCGAGGGCGAGGAGGGCGAGCGCGAtgggctcagcagcctggcacccGCGGGGCCGGCGGAGCTGGAGCCTGGCGAGCTGAGCCCCGGCGATGTCCCGCAGGGGGAGGATATGCTCAACGCCATTCGGCGCGGGGTCAAGCTGAAGAAGACGACCACGAATGATCGCTCAGCGCCTCGTATTTCCTAG
- the MTSS1 gene encoding protein MTSS 1 isoform X6 yields the protein MEAVIEKECSALGGLFQTIISDMKGSYPVWEDFINKAGKLQSQLRTTVVAAAAFLDAFQKVADMATNTRGGTREIGSALTRMCMRHRSIESKLRQFSSALIDCLINPLQEQMEEWKKVANQLDKDHAKEYKKARQEIKKKSSDTLKLQKKAKKAEALGRGDIQPQLDSALQDVNDKYLLLEETEKQAVRKALIEERGRFCAFISMLRPVIEEEISMLGEITHLQTISDDLKSLTMDPHKLPSSSEQVILDLKGSDYSWSYQTPPSSPSTTMSRKSSVCSSLNSVNSSDSRSSGSHSHSPSSHYRYRSSNLPQQAPMRLSSVSSHDSGFMSQDAFQSKSPSPMPPEAPNQLSNGFYHCSLSSDPSVASVGAGPFPHFPPVSRAWTRAPSALLPDYVHYYTIGPGMLPSSKIPSWKDWAKPGPYDQPVVNTLQRRKDKREPDTNGAAPSGAPAPPEEAQRPRSMTVSAATRQGEEMEACEELALALSRGLQLDTQRSSRDSLQCSSGYSTQTTTPCCSEDTIPSQGLPTTLGPVMATPGVATIRRTPSTKPSVRRGTIGGGPIPIKTPVIPVKTPTVPDIPGGLPGALAGTEECPEQSLESPAAGDGGQAVTSMPSWSGQAAVNPPAPGQKPGAAEEQRQAVPEGEEGERDGLSSLAPAGPAELEPGELSPGDVPQGEDMLNAIRRGVKLKKTTTNDRSAPRIS from the exons gtggTACCAGAGAGATTGGGTCTGCTCTCACCAGGATGTGTATGAGGCACAGAAGTATAGAGTCCAAACTCAGGCAGTTCTCAAG TGCTTTAATTGACTGTCTGATAAACCCACTTCAAGAACAGATGGAAGAGTGGAAGAAAGTGGCCAATCAGCTGGATAAAGACCATGCAAAAG AATACAAAAAAGCCCGCCAAGAGATTAAAAAGAAGTCGTCTGATACACTGAAGctacagaagaaagcaaagaaag CTGAGGCTCTGG GACGGGGTGATATTCAGCCCCAGCTGGATAGTGCTTTACAAGATGTCAATGATAAGTACCTGCTGCTTGAAGAAACCGAGAAGCAAGCTGTCAGAAAAGCTCTGATCGAGGAGCGCGGTCGATTCTGCGCTTTCATCTCCATGCTGCGCCCTGTGATT gaagaagaaatatCAATGCTAGGAGAAATAACCCATTTACAAACCATATCAGATGACCTGAAAAGTCTCACCATGGACCCACACAAATTGCCATCCTCAAGTGAACAG GTAATTTTAGATTTGAAAGGTTCTGATTACAGCTGGTCTTACCAGACTCCTCCATCCTCTCCCAGTACTACCATGTCCAGAAAATCTAGTGTTTGCAG CAGTCTGAACAGCGTTAACAGTAGTGATTCCCGGTCCAGTGGCTCGCACTCGCACTCACCTAGTTCACACTATCGCTATCGCAGCTCCAATCTGCCTCAGCAGGCACCCATGAGGCTGTCCAGTGTGTCCTCCCATGATTCTGGATTCATGTCCCAGGATGCTTTCCAGTCCAAATCGCCATCCCCCATGCCACCAGAAGCACCTAACCAG TTGTCTAATGGGTTTTATCACTGTAGTTTATCAAGTGACCCATCCGTAGCTTCAGTTGGTGCAGGTCCTTTCCCTCATTTCCCGCCTGTCTCCCGCGCGTGGACTCGGGCTCCCTCAGCCCTCCTTCCAGACTACGTTCATTATTACACCATTGGGCCAGGCATGTTGCCATCATCTAAGATCCCTAGCTGGAAG GACTGGGCCAAGCCAGGCCCATACGATCAGCCCGTGGTGAACACACTGCAGCGCCGCAAGGACAAGCGCGAGCCGGACACCAACGGAGCCGCTCCCAGCGGAGCCCCCGCGCCCCCCGAGGAGGCCCAGAGACCTCGGAGCATGACGGTGTCAGCTGCCACAAGG cagggtgaggagatGGAGGCCTGTGAGGAGCTGGCACTCGCTCTGTCCAGAGGGCTGCAGTTGGACACCCAGAGGAGCAGTCGGGATTCCTTGCAGTGCTCCAGTGGCTACAGCACCCAGACAACAACTCCGTGCTGTTCAGAGGACACGATCCCGTCTCAAG GTCTGCCAACCACGCTGGGACCGGTCATGGCCACCCCCGGCGTCGCCACCATCCGACGGACGCCTTCCACCAAGCCCTCGGTCAGGCGCGGCACCATCGGCGGAGGCCCCATCCCCATCAAGACGCCGGTGATTCCCGTCAAAACACCGACTGTCCCCGATATCCCGGGGGGGCTGCCCGGTGCCCTCGCTGGGACAGAAGAGTGCCCCGAGCAAAGTCTGGagtctccagcagcaggagatggcgGGCAGGCTGTCACCAGCATGCCCTCGTGGAGCGGGCAAGCAGCTGTCAACCCTCCGGCGCCGGGCCAGAAACCGGGTGCTGCCGAGGAGCAGAGGCAGGCGGTGCCCGAGGGCGAGGAGGGCGAGCGCGAtgggctcagcagcctggcacccGCGGGGCCGGCGGAGCTGGAGCCTGGCGAGCTGAGCCCCGGCGATGTCCCGCAGGGGGAGGATATGCTCAACGCCATTCGGCGCGGGGTCAAGCTGAAGAAGACGACCACGAATGATCGCTCAGCGCCTCGTATTTCCTAG
- the MTSS1 gene encoding protein MTSS 1 isoform X3, whose amino-acid sequence MEAVIEKECSALGGLFQTIISDMKGSYPVWEDFINKAGKLQSQLRTTVVAAAAFLDAFQKVADMATNTRGGTREIGSALTRMCMRHRSIESKLRQFSSALIDCLINPLQEQMEEWKKVANQLDKDHAKEYKKARQEIKKKSSDTLKLQKKAKKGRGDIQPQLDSALQDVNDKYLLLEETEKQAVRKALIEERGRFCAFISMLRPVIEEEISMLGEITHLQTISDDLKSLTMDPHKLPSSSEQVILDLKGSDYSWSYQTPPSSPSTTMSRKSSVCSSLNSVNSSDSRSSGSHSHSPSSHYRYRSSNLPQQAPMRLSSVSSHDSGFMSQDAFQSKSPSPMPPEAPNQLSNGFYHCSLSSDPSVASVGAGPFPHFPPVSRAWTRAPSALLPDYVHYYTIGPGMLPSSKIPSWKDWAKPGPYDQPVVNTLQRRKDKREPDTNGAAPSGAPAPPEEAQRPRSMTVSAATRQGEEMEACEELALALSRGLQLDTQRSSRDSLQCSSGYSTQTTTPCCSEDTIPSQVSDYDYFSVSGDQEAEQQEFDKSSTIPRNSDISQSYRRMFQTKRPASTAGLPTTLGPVMATPGVATIRRTPSTKPSVRRGTIGGGPIPIKTPVIPVKTPTVPDIPGGLPGALAGTEECPEQSLESPAAGDGGQAVTSMPSWSGQAAVNPPAPGQKPGAAEEQRQAVPEGEEGERDGLSSLAPAGPAELEPGELSPGDVPQGEDMLNAIRRGVKLKKTTTNDRSAPRIS is encoded by the exons gtggTACCAGAGAGATTGGGTCTGCTCTCACCAGGATGTGTATGAGGCACAGAAGTATAGAGTCCAAACTCAGGCAGTTCTCAAG TGCTTTAATTGACTGTCTGATAAACCCACTTCAAGAACAGATGGAAGAGTGGAAGAAAGTGGCCAATCAGCTGGATAAAGACCATGCAAAAG AATACAAAAAAGCCCGCCAAGAGATTAAAAAGAAGTCGTCTGATACACTGAAGctacagaagaaagcaaagaaag GACGGGGTGATATTCAGCCCCAGCTGGATAGTGCTTTACAAGATGTCAATGATAAGTACCTGCTGCTTGAAGAAACCGAGAAGCAAGCTGTCAGAAAAGCTCTGATCGAGGAGCGCGGTCGATTCTGCGCTTTCATCTCCATGCTGCGCCCTGTGATT gaagaagaaatatCAATGCTAGGAGAAATAACCCATTTACAAACCATATCAGATGACCTGAAAAGTCTCACCATGGACCCACACAAATTGCCATCCTCAAGTGAACAG GTAATTTTAGATTTGAAAGGTTCTGATTACAGCTGGTCTTACCAGACTCCTCCATCCTCTCCCAGTACTACCATGTCCAGAAAATCTAGTGTTTGCAG CAGTCTGAACAGCGTTAACAGTAGTGATTCCCGGTCCAGTGGCTCGCACTCGCACTCACCTAGTTCACACTATCGCTATCGCAGCTCCAATCTGCCTCAGCAGGCACCCATGAGGCTGTCCAGTGTGTCCTCCCATGATTCTGGATTCATGTCCCAGGATGCTTTCCAGTCCAAATCGCCATCCCCCATGCCACCAGAAGCACCTAACCAG TTGTCTAATGGGTTTTATCACTGTAGTTTATCAAGTGACCCATCCGTAGCTTCAGTTGGTGCAGGTCCTTTCCCTCATTTCCCGCCTGTCTCCCGCGCGTGGACTCGGGCTCCCTCAGCCCTCCTTCCAGACTACGTTCATTATTACACCATTGGGCCAGGCATGTTGCCATCATCTAAGATCCCTAGCTGGAAG GACTGGGCCAAGCCAGGCCCATACGATCAGCCCGTGGTGAACACACTGCAGCGCCGCAAGGACAAGCGCGAGCCGGACACCAACGGAGCCGCTCCCAGCGGAGCCCCCGCGCCCCCCGAGGAGGCCCAGAGACCTCGGAGCATGACGGTGTCAGCTGCCACAAGG cagggtgaggagatGGAGGCCTGTGAGGAGCTGGCACTCGCTCTGTCCAGAGGGCTGCAGTTGGACACCCAGAGGAGCAGTCGGGATTCCTTGCAGTGCTCCAGTGGCTACAGCACCCAGACAACAACTCCGTGCTGTTCAGAGGACACGATCCCGTCTCAAG TTTCAGATTATGATTATTTCTCTGTGAGTGGTGACCAGGAGGCAGAACAACAGGAGTTTGACAAATCTTCCACCATCCCAAGAAACAGTGACATTAGCCAGTCCTATCGCAGAATGTTTCAAACCAAGCGTCCTGCTTCCACCGCAGGTCTGCCAACCACGCTGGGACCGGTCATGGCCACCCCCGGCGTCGCCACCATCCGACGGACGCCTTCCACCAAGCCCTCGGTCAGGCGCGGCACCATCGGCGGAGGCCCCATCCCCATCAAGACGCCGGTGATTCCCGTCAAAACACCGACTGTCCCCGATATCCCGGGGGGGCTGCCCGGTGCCCTCGCTGGGACAGAAGAGTGCCCCGAGCAAAGTCTGGagtctccagcagcaggagatggcgGGCAGGCTGTCACCAGCATGCCCTCGTGGAGCGGGCAAGCAGCTGTCAACCCTCCGGCGCCGGGCCAGAAACCGGGTGCTGCCGAGGAGCAGAGGCAGGCGGTGCCCGAGGGCGAGGAGGGCGAGCGCGAtgggctcagcagcctggcacccGCGGGGCCGGCGGAGCTGGAGCCTGGCGAGCTGAGCCCCGGCGATGTCCCGCAGGGGGAGGATATGCTCAACGCCATTCGGCGCGGGGTCAAGCTGAAGAAGACGACCACGAATGATCGCTCAGCGCCTCGTATTTCCTAG
- the MTSS1 gene encoding protein MTSS 1 isoform X2, with protein sequence MEAVIEKECSALGGLFQTIISDMKGSYPVWEDFINKAGKLQSQLRTTVVAAAAFLDAFQKVADMATNTRGGTREIGSALTRMCMRHRSIESKLRQFSSALIDCLINPLQEQMEEWKKVANQLDKDHAKEYKKARQEIKKKSSDTLKLQKKAKKAEALGRGDIQPQLDSALQDVNDKYLLLEETEKQAVRKALIEERGRFCAFISMLRPVIEEEISMLGEITHLQTISDDLKSLTMDPHKLPSSSEQVILDLKGSDYSWSYQTPPSSPSTTMSRKSSVCSLNSVNSSDSRSSGSHSHSPSSHYRYRSSNLPQQAPMRLSSVSSHDSGFMSQDAFQSKSPSPMPPEAPNQLSNGFYHCSLSSDPSVASVGAGPFPHFPPVSRAWTRAPSALLPDYVHYYTIGPGMLPSSKIPSWKDWAKPGPYDQPVVNTLQRRKDKREPDTNGAAPSGAPAPPEEAQRPRSMTVSAATRQGEEMEACEELALALSRGLQLDTQRSSRDSLQCSSGYSTQTTTPCCSEDTIPSQVSDYDYFSVSGDQEAEQQEFDKSSTIPRNSDISQSYRRMFQTKRPASTAGLPTTLGPVMATPGVATIRRTPSTKPSVRRGTIGGGPIPIKTPVIPVKTPTVPDIPGGLPGALAGTEECPEQSLESPAAGDGGQAVTSMPSWSGQAAVNPPAPGQKPGAAEEQRQAVPEGEEGERDGLSSLAPAGPAELEPGELSPGDVPQGEDMLNAIRRGVKLKKTTTNDRSAPRIS encoded by the exons gtggTACCAGAGAGATTGGGTCTGCTCTCACCAGGATGTGTATGAGGCACAGAAGTATAGAGTCCAAACTCAGGCAGTTCTCAAG TGCTTTAATTGACTGTCTGATAAACCCACTTCAAGAACAGATGGAAGAGTGGAAGAAAGTGGCCAATCAGCTGGATAAAGACCATGCAAAAG AATACAAAAAAGCCCGCCAAGAGATTAAAAAGAAGTCGTCTGATACACTGAAGctacagaagaaagcaaagaaag CTGAGGCTCTGG GACGGGGTGATATTCAGCCCCAGCTGGATAGTGCTTTACAAGATGTCAATGATAAGTACCTGCTGCTTGAAGAAACCGAGAAGCAAGCTGTCAGAAAAGCTCTGATCGAGGAGCGCGGTCGATTCTGCGCTTTCATCTCCATGCTGCGCCCTGTGATT gaagaagaaatatCAATGCTAGGAGAAATAACCCATTTACAAACCATATCAGATGACCTGAAAAGTCTCACCATGGACCCACACAAATTGCCATCCTCAAGTGAACAG GTAATTTTAGATTTGAAAGGTTCTGATTACAGCTGGTCTTACCAGACTCCTCCATCCTCTCCCAGTACTACCATGTCCAGAAAATCTAGTGTTTGCAG TCTGAACAGCGTTAACAGTAGTGATTCCCGGTCCAGTGGCTCGCACTCGCACTCACCTAGTTCACACTATCGCTATCGCAGCTCCAATCTGCCTCAGCAGGCACCCATGAGGCTGTCCAGTGTGTCCTCCCATGATTCTGGATTCATGTCCCAGGATGCTTTCCAGTCCAAATCGCCATCCCCCATGCCACCAGAAGCACCTAACCAG TTGTCTAATGGGTTTTATCACTGTAGTTTATCAAGTGACCCATCCGTAGCTTCAGTTGGTGCAGGTCCTTTCCCTCATTTCCCGCCTGTCTCCCGCGCGTGGACTCGGGCTCCCTCAGCCCTCCTTCCAGACTACGTTCATTATTACACCATTGGGCCAGGCATGTTGCCATCATCTAAGATCCCTAGCTGGAAG GACTGGGCCAAGCCAGGCCCATACGATCAGCCCGTGGTGAACACACTGCAGCGCCGCAAGGACAAGCGCGAGCCGGACACCAACGGAGCCGCTCCCAGCGGAGCCCCCGCGCCCCCCGAGGAGGCCCAGAGACCTCGGAGCATGACGGTGTCAGCTGCCACAAGG cagggtgaggagatGGAGGCCTGTGAGGAGCTGGCACTCGCTCTGTCCAGAGGGCTGCAGTTGGACACCCAGAGGAGCAGTCGGGATTCCTTGCAGTGCTCCAGTGGCTACAGCACCCAGACAACAACTCCGTGCTGTTCAGAGGACACGATCCCGTCTCAAG TTTCAGATTATGATTATTTCTCTGTGAGTGGTGACCAGGAGGCAGAACAACAGGAGTTTGACAAATCTTCCACCATCCCAAGAAACAGTGACATTAGCCAGTCCTATCGCAGAATGTTTCAAACCAAGCGTCCTGCTTCCACCGCAGGTCTGCCAACCACGCTGGGACCGGTCATGGCCACCCCCGGCGTCGCCACCATCCGACGGACGCCTTCCACCAAGCCCTCGGTCAGGCGCGGCACCATCGGCGGAGGCCCCATCCCCATCAAGACGCCGGTGATTCCCGTCAAAACACCGACTGTCCCCGATATCCCGGGGGGGCTGCCCGGTGCCCTCGCTGGGACAGAAGAGTGCCCCGAGCAAAGTCTGGagtctccagcagcaggagatggcgGGCAGGCTGTCACCAGCATGCCCTCGTGGAGCGGGCAAGCAGCTGTCAACCCTCCGGCGCCGGGCCAGAAACCGGGTGCTGCCGAGGAGCAGAGGCAGGCGGTGCCCGAGGGCGAGGAGGGCGAGCGCGAtgggctcagcagcctggcacccGCGGGGCCGGCGGAGCTGGAGCCTGGCGAGCTGAGCCCCGGCGATGTCCCGCAGGGGGAGGATATGCTCAACGCCATTCGGCGCGGGGTCAAGCTGAAGAAGACGACCACGAATGATCGCTCAGCGCCTCGTATTTCCTAG